From the Streptococcus sp. 29887 genome, one window contains:
- a CDS encoding DUF1846 domain-containing protein yields the protein MKKIAFDSTKYLNLQRDHILERIAQFEGKLYMEFGGKMLEDFHAARVLPGYEPDNKIKLLQELKDQVEIVIAINASNIEHSKARGDLGISYDQEVFRLIDTFNDIDIYVGSVVITQYRNQPAADAFRKQLEKHGIKSYLHYPIKGYPSDIDHIISPEGMGKNDYIETSRNLVVVTAPGPGSGKLATCISQLYHDQLNGITSGYAKFETFPVWNLPLHHPVNLAYEAATADLDDLNMIDPFHLQTYGKTAVNYNRDIEVFPVLNRTFERILNKSPYASPTDMGVNMVGYSIVDEEAAIEASKQEIIRRYYQTLVDFKAERVGEQAVKKIELLMNEVGVTPADRKVVIAAREKAELTSSPALAIQLPNGEIVTGKTSDLLKPTATVLLNAIKQIAKIDDETLLIEPNYIRPIQELKADYLDKNNTRLDASEILNALAITAQDSPIAAQAMKELGQLNGSEAHSTVILSDEDKSVLRKLGINLTFDPIYQHNKFYQKN from the coding sequence ATCGCATTTGATTCAACTAAATATTTGAATTTGCAACGTGATCACATTTTAGAGCGTATTGCCCAGTTTGAAGGCAAGCTCTATATGGAATTTGGCGGAAAAATGTTGGAAGATTTCCACGCGGCCCGTGTTTTGCCAGGCTATGAACCAGATAATAAAATCAAACTCCTCCAAGAGTTAAAAGACCAAGTAGAAATCGTCATCGCCATCAATGCGAGCAACATTGAACATTCTAAGGCACGTGGTGACTTGGGTATTTCTTATGACCAAGAAGTCTTCCGTTTGATTGACACCTTCAATGATATTGATATTTATGTTGGTTCTGTCGTCATTACCCAATACCGCAACCAACCAGCCGCAGATGCCTTCCGCAAACAGTTGGAAAAACATGGCATCAAATCCTATCTCCACTACCCAATCAAGGGCTATCCTTCTGATATCGACCACATCATTTCACCAGAAGGCATGGGCAAAAACGACTACATTGAAACCAGTCGCAACCTCGTCGTTGTCACCGCACCTGGACCTGGTTCAGGTAAATTGGCGACCTGTATCTCCCAGCTCTACCATGACCAGTTAAATGGCATAACATCAGGCTATGCCAAGTTTGAAACCTTCCCAGTGTGGAACTTACCACTCCACCACCCAGTCAACTTGGCCTATGAAGCAGCAACTGCCGACCTGGACGACCTCAACATGATTGACCCCTTCCATCTTCAAACTTACGGCAAAACTGCGGTCAACTACAACCGTGACATCGAGGTCTTCCCTGTCCTTAACAGAACATTTGAACGCATTTTGAACAAATCACCTTATGCTTCACCAACGGACATGGGGGTCAACATGGTGGGCTATTCTATCGTAGATGAAGAAGCTGCGATCGAAGCATCTAAGCAAGAAATTATCCGCCGCTACTATCAGACACTCGTTGATTTCAAAGCGGAGCGGGTGGGCGAGCAAGCAGTTAAAAAGATTGAGCTCCTCATGAACGAGGTAGGCGTGACACCTGCTGACCGTAAGGTTGTTATCGCTGCGCGCGAAAAAGCAGAGCTAACTTCAAGCCCTGCCCTTGCTATTCAGTTGCCAAATGGTGAGATTGTCACAGGTAAGACCTCTGACCTCCTCAAGCCAACTGCAACTGTCCTTCTCAATGCCATCAAGCAAATCGCTAAAATCGATGACGAAACCCTTCTCATCGAACCAAACTACATCCGTCCAATTCAAGAATTGAAGGCAGATTATCTGGATAAAAACAATACTCGTTTGGATGCAAGCGAAATCCTAAACGCCCTTGCCATCACTGCACAAGATAGCCCTATCGCTGCGCAAGCTATGAAGGAATTGGGACAATTAAACGGTAGCGAAGCCCACTCGACCGTTATCCTATCTGACGAAGACAAGAGCGTCCTTCGTAAATTAGGCATCAATTTAACCTTTGATCCTATCTATCAGCACAATAAGTTTTATCAGAAGAACTAA